The Arachis ipaensis cultivar K30076 chromosome B07, Araip1.1, whole genome shotgun sequence genome includes a window with the following:
- the LOC107605899 gene encoding E3 ubiquitin-protein ligase SINAT5, which yields MDLESIECVSSSDGMDEDEIHPHHHSEFPSTKPRNGGANNNNSVGPNAITPATSVHELLECPVCTNSMYPPIHQCHNGHTLCSTCKTRVHNRCPTCRQELGDIRCLALEKVAESLELPCKYYSLGCPEIFPYYSKLKHETVCNFRPYSCPYAGSECSVVGDIPFLVAHLRDDHKVDMHTGCTFNHRYVKSNPREVENATWMLTVFHCFGQYFCLHFEAFQLGMAPVYMAFLRFMGDENEARNYSYSLEVGANGRKLIWEGTPRSVRDSHRKVRDSHDGLIIQRNMALFFSGGDRKELKLRVTGRIWKEQQNPDGGVCIPNLCS from the exons ATGGACTTGGAAAGCATCGAGTGTGTGTCATCCTCGGATGGCATGGACGAGGATGAGATCCACCCTCACCATCATTCTGAGTTTCCTTCCACAAAACCTCGCAATGGAGGAGCCAATAACAACAATTCTGTGGGTCCCAATGCCATAACTCCTGCAACCAGCGTCCATGAGTTACTGGAATGCCCCGTATGTACAAATTCAATGTACCCCCCAATTCATCAG TGCCACAATGGGCACACGCTGTGTTCCACATGTAAAACAAGGGTACACAACCGGTGCCCCACTTGTAGACAAGAGCTTGGAGATATCAGGTGCCTAGCCTTGGAGAAGGTGGCTGAATCACTTGAGTTACCATGCAAGTACTATTCCCTTGGATGTCCAGAAATATTTCCATACTACAGCAAGCTTAAGCATGAGACTGTATGCAATTTTAGGCCATACAGTTGTCCTTATGCTGGATCAGAGTGTTCTGTTGTTGGGGATATTCCCTTCCTCGTCGCTCATTTGAGGGACGATCATAAAGTGGACATGCACACAGGATGCACATTCAACCATAGATATGTGAAATCAAATCCCAGGGAAGTAGAGAACGCAACCTGGATGCTCACA GTGTTTCATTGTTTTGGTCAGTACTTCTGCCTCCACTTTGAAGCTTTCCAGCTTGGGATGGCTCCTGTGTACATGGCATTCCTTCGTTTTATGGGTGATGAGAATGAGGCTCGGAACTATAGCTATAGCCTAGAGGTTGGGGCCAATGGCAGGAAACTCATCTGGGAGGGTACGCCTAGAAGTGTTCGGGATAGCCACCGGAAAGTTAGGGATAGTCATGATGGCCTCATTATTCAACGAAACATGGCCCTATTTTTCTCTGGTGGGGATAGGAAGGAGCTGAAGCTCAGAGTCACTGGAAGAATATGGAAGGAACAACAGAATCCAGATGGTGGAGTGTGCATACCAAATCTTTGTAGCTGA
- the LOC107605900 gene encoding pentatricopeptide repeat-containing protein At3g49240, whose amino-acid sequence MALSKATFFTHLRAAVIQHKHRRPPSSTVSLRLLSFSSPEEAAAERRRRKRQLRIEPPLSALNRSQQQQQQQTQKSQSPPYYLNPNNPKLPEHVSALNGNRLNLHNKILTLIRENDLDEAALYTRHSIYSNCRPTIFTINAVLTALLRQSRYSDLLSLHRFITQAGVVPNIITHNLVFQTYLDCRKPDTALEHYKQFLNDAPMNPSPTTYRILIKGLVDNGKLERALEIKEEMDSKGLATDPLVYHYLMLGHARNSDSDGVIRLYEDLKEKLGGVVEDGVVFGCLMKGYFLKGMEKEAMESFVEAVGEGSKKKMSAIAFNSVLDALNKNGKFDEALKLFDRMRSEHNPPWRLSVNLGSFNVMVDGYCAQGRFKEAIEVFGKMGEYRCSPDTLSYNNLIEQLCNNGMLVEAEEVYGEMEGKGVNPDEFTYGLLMDTCFKESRPDDAAGYFRKMVDSGLRPNLAVYNRLVDGLVKIGKIDEAKSFFDLMVKKLKMDVASYQFMMKVLSDEGRLDEVLQIVDTLLDDNGVDFDEEFQEFVKGLLRKEGREEELTKLMEEKERQKAEAKAKEIEAAEAAKRSARAAVASLLPSKLFGNKDADSEAKESNDANASEPELAERITETEGSVDGETKNEVTA is encoded by the coding sequence ATGGCTCTCTCAAAGGCTACGTTTTTTACCCACCTTAGAGCCGCCGTGATACAGCACAAGCACCGCCGTCCTCCATCCTCCACGGTATCCCTCCGCCTTCTCTCATTCTCCTCCCCAGAAGAAGCCGCTGCCGAGCGCCGCCGACGCAAGCGCCAGCTCCGCATCGAGCCCCCTCTCTCCGCCCTTAACCGTTcccaacagcaacaacaacaacaaactcAGAAATCGCAATCCCCTCCGTACTACCTGAACCCTAACAATCCCAAACTACCCGAACACGTGTCAGCACTAAACGGCAACCGTCTCAACCTTCATAACAAAATCTTAACCCTAATTCGCGAGAACGATCTCGACGAGGCGGCGCTCTACACGCGCCACTCCATTTATTCCAACTGCCGCCCAACGATTTTCACCATCAACGCTGTACTCACCGCCCTCCTCCGCCAGTCACGCTACTCCGACCTCCTCTCTCTCCACCGCTTTATCACCCAGGCCGGCGTCGTTCCAAACATCATCACGCACAACCTTGTCTTCCAGACCTACCTTGATTGCCGGAAGCCTGATACTGCATTGGAGCATTACAAGCAGTTCCTCAATGATGCACCGATGAACCCTTCCCCAACGACGTACCGGATTCTGATCAAGGGTTTGGTGGATAATGGGAAGCTTGAGCGTGCCTTGGAGATCAAGGAAGAAATGGATTCTAAGGGTCTTGCAACTGACCCTCTCGTTTATCACTATTTGATGCTTGGTCATGCTAGGAATTCGGATTCGGATGGCGTGATTAGGTTGTATGAGGATTTAAAGGAGAAATTGGGCGGGGTTGTTGAGGACGGTGTCGTGTTTGGGTGCTTGATGAAAGGGTATTTCTTGAAGGGGATGGAGAAGGAGGCCATGGAGAGTTTTGTGGAGGCTGTTGGGGAAGGTTCTAAGAAAAAGATGAGTGCTATCGCTTTTAATTCTGTGCTGGATGCCTTGAACAAGAATGGGAAGTTCGACGAGGCATTGAAGCTGTTTGATAGGATGAGGAGCGAACACAATCCACCATGGAGGCTGTCTGTGAATTTGGGGAGCTTTAATGTCATGGTGGATGGGTATTGTGCTCAAGGAAGGTTTAAGGAGGCCATTGAAGTTTTTGGGAAGATGGGGGAGTATAGGTGCAGCCCCGATACACTGTCGTATAACAATTTGATTGAGCAGTTGTGTAACAATGGGATGCTTGTGGAAGCTGAGGAGGTTTATGGGGAAATGGAGGGGAAGGGAGTGAACCCTGATGAGTTCACTTATGGCTTGTTGATGGATACCTGCTTCAAAGAGAGTAGGCCTGATGATGCTGCTGGGTACTTTAGGAAGATGGTGGATTCAGGGCTCAGGCCTAACTTGGCCGTTTACAATAGGTTGGTTGATGGATTGGTGAAAATCGGAAAGATCGACGAGGCAAAGTCTTTCTTTGACTTAATGGTGAAGAAGCTCAAGATGGATGTTGCTAGCTATCAGTTCATGATGAAGGTGCTAAGTGATGAGGGAAGGTTGGATGAGGTGCTTCAGATTGTTGATACGTTGTTGGACGACAATGGGGTTGATTTCGACGAGGAGTTTCAGGAGTTTGTTAAGGGGTTGTTGAGGAAGGAAGGCAGAGAAGAGGAGTTGACGAAACTGATGGAGGAGAAGGAGCGGCAGAAAGCTGAAGCAAAGGCTAAGGAGATTGAGGCAGCTGAGGCTGCAAAAAGAAGTGCTAGAGCTGCAGTTGCTTCATTGCTTCCTTCCAAGTTGTTTGGGAATAAGGAtgctgattcagaggctaaagagAGCAATGATGCAAATGCTTCTGAGCCAGAGTTGGCAGAGAGAATAACTGAAACTGAGGGTTCAGTTGATGGAGAGACTAAAAATGAGGTAACCGCTTGA